A genomic stretch from Aedes albopictus strain Foshan chromosome 2, AalbF5, whole genome shotgun sequence includes:
- the LOC115267975 gene encoding uncharacterized protein K02A2.6-like, producing MTTDAETDEQRVDKYASIILSLDRYYVPRTNKRYERHLLRSIKQEETESFDNFVNRIREQANRCEFADVSDATIDQIIEGCLSQDFRKKLLSEDKSFEEILQLGKAMEDLQTQCKAYVKDVRPSEFVQRVQPSSQPSNKSAVRCFRCNRLGHIARDKNKCSASGVKCHTCGELDHFKICCPKKRKWDGSDNSGPAKKQKVAFRRGLYCVNAGDKSDTLAFEVGGIKIQMLVDSGSPPNIITQKTYGELKRAGADIINEREAFEESKQYQGYGSSDTIHFSKAFETEIKIPGEENGVWSYVLVSPNGQTNLLSKSTAFALGVLRIGYDVGSEVNTITGAEQNPKSPFPKVPGIQLKIHIDPSVTPVCQPIRRLPIAMEAEVEQQIQELLAQKIIEKVEHPTSWVSPLVPVRKSDAKLRLCVDLRAANKAVLTEKYPMPNIEEALSSIHKAEMLSTLDLESAFYHLELETESRDITTFVSRSGLYRFTRLVFGIKSAPELFQKTIANLIGGIKGVIIYLDDILIFADSVEEHDRILALVMERLKTFNLKVNEKKSVLRASSVEFLGFKVSKKGVSLTETKIKAFLDMRAPQTTSELRSLLGTAQFFGKFIENLSMRTHHMRQLLHKGTAFCWKPCHQKELDDLKTSIADQRTLKYYDPRDKTYLITDAGPSGLGAVLAQAENDEIRPVVCISRSLTPCETKYCQTEKECLGIIWAMEKLYIYLYGTRFTLITDCKPLVYLLDRVRSRPSARMERWILRLQNFDFDTRYEPGDKNVADAFSRLCSPQPHGAHEADVVSWITPYMQPCRISKTELERASAEDTILNKIREALTTGDWTDVPAQFKTLGIKEELSQYGELILRGDRIVIPAALQRRVTEIAHLGHQGSTAMKAHLRSRLWFPGLDDLVEKTLKACKECTMMAKPDPPCPMARRLPTLPWQDVAMDFIEGLPQDYSLLVVVCYTTRYTMVEPMKHPTSSMVVMALLKMFSKFGIPQSITTDNGPQFRAAELAKFCNSYNIHLNLTTPYWPERNGAVERQNRNLKKRIKISVAQETDWKRDLYEYLLFYHSTPQETTGLSPAKMMFNRELISYLPTIQDPKRVFFEGAEERDALTKERKKQYANTNRHAKENDLMAGDTVLMRNLKLGSTQPNFRPEEFEVIDANGSELEVRSRETGKEYKRNRTHLKKLSSHDSSDVDIQSGLQPLPLDVVDDCREPIRNGSHCEQEQTSFEVVQREEDSRPQRKRSAPGRYRDFHLYQ from the exons ATGACCACCGATGCTGAGACAGATGAACAGAGAGTTGACAAATATGCTTCGATCATCCTATCGCTTGACAGATACTACGTACCCAGAACAAACAAGCGATATGAACGTCATCTGTTGCGCAGTATCAAGCAGGAAGAGACCGAATCATTCGACAATTTCGTTAACCGCATACGAGAACAAGCCAACAGATGTGAATTCGCTGACGTCAGCGATGCTACGATCGATCAAATAATCGAAGGCTGTCTCTCCCAAGACTTCCGCAAGAAATTGCTGTCGGAGGACAAATCTTTCGAGGAAATACTGCAGCTGGGAAAAGCAATGGAAGACCTGCAAACTCAGTGTAAGGCGTATGTGAAAGATGTTCGTCCATCAGAATTCGTACAACGAGTGCAGCCGTCCTCGCAGCCATCAAACAAGTCAGCAGTGAGATGTTTTAGATGCAACCGTTTGGGTCACATTGCGCGCGACAAGAACAAATGCTCCGCATCTGGTGTGAAATGCCATACATGTGGCGAGCTTGACCACTTCAAAATTTGCTGTCCGAAAAAACGCAAATGGGATGGAAGTGACAACTCGGGGCCTGCTAAGAAACAAAAGGTGGCGTTCAGGAGAGGATTATACTGCGTCAACGCTGGAGATAAAAGCGATACCTTGGCTTTCGAAGTTGGTGGCATAAAAATACAGATGTTAGTTGATTCCGGTTCACCGCCTAATATCATCACACAGAAGACTTACGGAGAGCTGAAACGAGCAGGAGCAGATATCATCAACGAGCGCGAAGCATTCGAAGAGAGCAAGCAATACCAAGGATACGGATCATCAGACACCATCCACTTCAGTAAGGCTTTCGAAACCGAAATTAAAATACCAGGTGAAGAAAATGGAGTCTGGAGTTACGTTCTGGTTTCTCCTAATGGGCAAACCAATTTACTATCCAAATCGACGGCTTTTGCTCTCGGAGTACTGAGAATTGGCTATGACGTTGGAAGCGAAGTCAATACCATTACTGGCGCTGAACAAAACCCCAAATCACCTTTCCCAAAAGTGCCTGGAATACAGTTGAAAATACACATTGATCCATCCGTCACTCCTGTATGTCAGCCAATACGACGTTTACCTATCGCTATGGAAGCAGAAGTTGAACAACAGATACAAGAGTTACTGGCACAAAAGATCATAGAGAAGGTTGAACATCCCACAAGCTGGGTATCTCCACTAGTTCCTGTCCGGAAAAGCGATGCGAAACTCCGTCTGTGCGTCGACCTTCGAGCAGCGAATAAGGCAGTACTAACCGAGAAATATCCGATGCCCAACATAGAAGAAGCTTTATCGTCTATCCACAAAGCTGAAATGCTGTCAACGCTTGATTTGGAGTCCGCATTTTACCATCTTGAGCTTGAAACAGAAAGCCGTGATATAACTACATTTGTTTCAAGAAGTGGACTGTATCGTTTCACACGACTCGTTTTTGGAATAAAAAGCGCTCCGGAGCTATTCCAAAAGACAATAGCAAACCTTATCGGCGGGATCAAAGGGGTCATAATATACCTCGATGATATATTGATCTTTGCTGATTCAGTCGAAGAACACGATCGCATTCTTGCATTGGTAATGGAGCGGCTGAAAACCTTCAACCTAAAGGTAAACGAAAAGAAGTCCGTATTGAGAGCATCAAGCGTTGAATTTCTTGGGTTCAAGGTTTCGAAGAAGGGAGTAAGTCTCACTGAAACGAAGATTAAGGCATTTCTGGACATGCGCGCTCCACAAACAACTAGCGAGCTGCGTTCACTTCTGGGTACTGCACAGTTCTTTGGAAAGTTCATTGAGAACCTTTCAATGCGTACCCATCACATGAGGCAACTACTGCATAAGGGAACCGCGTTTTGTTGGAAGCCATGCCATCAAAAAGAACTTGACGATCTGAAAAC GTCGATAGCAGATCAAAGGACGCTCAAGTATTACGATCCTCGTGATAAAACGTATTTGATAACCGATGCCGGTCCGAGCGGCCTGGGCGCAGTTTTAGCACAAGCAGAAAATGATGAAATTCGTCCGGTTGTGTGTATTTCTCGAAGCCTCACACCCTGTGAAACCAAATACTGTCAAACCGAGAAAGAGTGTCTCGGAATTATCTGGGCTATGGAAAAATTGTATATCTATCTCTACGGAACACGTTTCACCCTCATTACGGATTGTAAGCCGCTTGTGTATTTGCTTGACCGCGTCCGTTCGAGACCATCTGCTCGAATGGAGAGATGGATATTACGTCTCCAGAATTTTGACTTCGATACCCGTTATGAACCGGGCGACAAAAACGTTGCCGATGCTTTCTCAAGGCTTTGTTCACCCCAGCCCCATGGTGCTCACGAAGCAGATGTTGTGAGCTGGATAACACCTTACATGCAGCCATGTAGAATCAGCAAAACTGAACTGGAACGAGCCAGTGCAGAGGATACGATTTTGAACAAAATCCGTGAAGCTTTGACAACAGGGGATTGGACGGACGTTCCAGCTCAGTTCAAAACACTTGGAATCAAAGAGGAACTGTCCCAGTACGGTGAGTTGATTCTACGTGGAGACCGAATCGTCATTCCTGCGGCTCTTCAACGAAGAGTCACAGAGATAGCGCATCTTGGTCATCAAGGATCGACAGCGATGAAAGCACATTTAAGATCGAGATTGTGGTTTCCAG GGCTAGATGACCTCGTAGAAAAGACCTTGAAAGCGTGTAAGGAATGCACGATGATGGCGAAACCTGATCCACCGTGCCCAATGGCAAGAAGACTACCGACTCTCCCGTGGCAGGATGTTGCAATGGATTTCATCGAAGGACTGCCCCAGGATTACTCATTGCTCGTAGTAGTTTGCTACACAACTCGATACACAATGGTAGAACCAATGAAGCATCCAACTTCGTCGATGGTGGTGATGGCACTGCTGAAAATGTTCAGCAAATTTGGCATCCCTCAATCGATAACAACTGATAATGGCCCTCAGTTCCGTGCTGCAGAACTCGCAAAGTTTTGCAACTCCTACAATATACATCTGAACCTAACAACTCCGTACTGGCCAGAACGCAACGGTGCTGTCGAAAGACAAAACCGTAATTTGAAAAAGAGGATTAAAATCAGTGTGGCACAGGAAACCGATTGGAAGCGGGATCTCTACGAATATCTCTTGTTCTATCATTCGACCCCTCAGGAAACTACCGGCCTGTCTCCAGCAAAAATGATGTTTAACCGAGAGCTGATTAGCTATCTACCGACGATTCAGGATCCGAAGAGAGTATTCTTTGAAGGAGCAGAAGAACGTGATGCGTTGACCAAGGAACGTAAAAAGCAATATGCCAATACAAACAGACATGCCAAAGAAAACGATCTTATGGCTGGTGACACCGTGTTAATGCGTAATTTGAAACTAGGATCAACTCAACCAAACTTCCGGCCAGAAGAGTTTGAAGTAATCGATGCGAACGGTAGTGAACTTGAGGTCAGGTCTAGAGAAACCGGAAAGGAGTACAAGAGAAACCGAACTCATTTGAAGAAACTATCCTCTCACGACTCCAGCGACGTTGATATACAATCAGGTCTACAACCACTTCCATTGGACGTTGTCGACGACTGCCGGGAACCTATCAGAAACGGGTCTCATTGCGAACAAGAGCAGACGAGCTTCGAAGTGGTACAGCGAGAAGAGGATAGTCGCCCCCAAAGGAAAAGAAGCGCTCCAGGAAGATACAGAGATTTTCACCTGTATCAGTAA